In Acidobacteriota bacterium, the following are encoded in one genomic region:
- the recG gene encoding ATP-dependent DNA helicase RecG, protein MLRLDTSIQYVKGVGPKRAEVFARAGITTVEDLLYYFPFRYEDRTNFHHIAELTPGEEVVISGRIISAVVVPTRRKGFVLFQALVDDGTASVKAIWFNQPYLRDSIKKGKRIILFGSLSRGARGALELENPEFELVEEGEKLPSPHMGRIVPIYRRVGTMTSRTLRKIIYQLIQSLDEVEEVLPSSVLLKHRFLKRKEALSFIHFPPAGWSVSSLNSFRSPAHHRLIFEEFFLLEGGLALRRRERLSRNGIKFIIDEAVRKRAKEVLPFSLTNAQKRVLAEIASDMASPRPMRRLLQGDVGSGKTIVALLAMIIALENGYQAALMAPTEILAEQHYRTIGNLLLKTPYRVVLLTSGVKGEEREQVLSLIKDEERIIVIGTHALIEENVSFRRLGLVVIDEQHRFGVLQRTNIIGKGANPDVLVMTATPIPRSLALTIYGDLDLSVIDELPPGRKEVKTIIKTEENEKEVHEFLRRKMEEGRQVFVICPMIEERESSDLKAAKEEAERLKGVFPEFVVGLLHGRMKSEEKEEVMRRFAKGEINLLVSTTVIEVGIDFPNVSVIVIEHAERFGLSQLHQLRGRVGRGEHPSYCILIPKPPGSEEAKALARRRLLAFKRAKDGFAVAEEDLKLRGPGELLGLKQAGMPGLRLGDIVRDREILELARKEAFFIIETSSVEGRMLEHYLRHRWEGRFGLRLAQ, encoded by the coding sequence ATGTTAAGGCTTGATACCAGCATTCAGTATGTTAAGGGTGTTGGTCCCAAGCGGGCAGAGGTGTTCGCCAGGGCGGGCATCACCACGGTTGAGGACCTCCTTTATTATTTCCCCTTTCGCTATGAGGATAGGACCAACTTCCACCATATCGCCGAGCTCACCCCGGGCGAAGAAGTGGTGATCTCAGGGAGGATCATCTCCGCTGTGGTAGTCCCAACAAGGAGGAAGGGGTTTGTCCTCTTTCAGGCGCTGGTCGATGACGGCACCGCTTCCGTCAAGGCGATTTGGTTCAATCAACCTTATCTTAGGGACTCGATCAAGAAGGGAAAGAGGATCATCCTCTTTGGCTCCTTATCTCGGGGAGCGAGGGGAGCACTTGAGCTCGAGAACCCGGAATTCGAGCTCGTTGAGGAAGGGGAGAAACTCCCTTCTCCCCATATGGGACGGATCGTTCCCATCTACCGGCGGGTAGGGACGATGACAAGCCGTACCCTGCGGAAGATAATCTATCAGCTCATCCAGTCTTTAGACGAGGTGGAGGAGGTTCTTCCTTCATCGGTGCTCCTTAAACATCGCTTTCTCAAAAGGAAGGAAGCGCTCTCCTTCATCCATTTTCCTCCTGCTGGGTGGTCAGTTTCTTCGCTCAATTCCTTTCGCTCTCCTGCCCATCACCGGCTTATTTTTGAGGAGTTCTTCCTTCTCGAGGGGGGCCTCGCTTTAAGGAGGAGGGAAAGGCTGAGCAGGAACGGTATAAAGTTCATAATCGATGAGGCGGTACGGAAACGGGCGAAGGAGGTGCTTCCCTTCTCCCTCACCAACGCTCAGAAGCGGGTTCTTGCCGAGATCGCCTCGGATATGGCTTCCCCTCGGCCTATGCGTCGCCTCCTCCAGGGAGATGTCGGTTCAGGGAAGACCATCGTCGCCCTTCTTGCAATGATAATCGCCCTGGAGAACGGTTATCAGGCAGCCCTGATGGCACCAACCGAGATCCTGGCAGAACAGCACTATAGGACGATAGGAAACCTCCTTTTAAAAACTCCCTATCGAGTGGTTCTCCTTACCAGTGGGGTCAAGGGGGAGGAGAGGGAGCAGGTTCTTTCCCTTATTAAGGATGAGGAGAGGATCATCGTCATTGGCACCCACGCCCTTATCGAGGAGAATGTCTCCTTCCGTCGTCTCGGTCTCGTCGTTATCGATGAGCAACACCGCTTCGGTGTCCTCCAGCGGACGAACATAATAGGGAAGGGGGCGAACCCCGATGTCCTCGTTATGACCGCCACCCCGATCCCTCGTTCCCTTGCCCTAACCATTTACGGGGACCTCGATCTTTCGGTGATCGATGAGCTCCCTCCGGGGAGGAAAGAGGTGAAGACGATCATCAAGACCGAGGAAAACGAAAAAGAGGTGCATGAATTTCTCCGAAGGAAGATGGAAGAGGGAAGACAGGTCTTCGTTATCTGTCCGATGATCGAAGAGAGGGAGAGTTCCGACCTGAAGGCAGCGAAGGAGGAAGCGGAGAGGCTGAAGGGGGTATTCCCTGAGTTCGTTGTAGGGCTTCTTCACGGAAGGATGAAAAGCGAAGAGAAGGAAGAGGTGATGCGTCGCTTCGCCAAGGGCGAGATAAACCTGCTTGTTTCCACCACGGTTATCGAAGTGGGGATCGATTTCCCCAATGTCTCGGTCATCGTCATCGAGCATGCGGAGCGATTTGGCCTCTCTCAGCTCCATCAACTACGGGGAAGGGTGGGGCGAGGGGAACATCCTTCCTATTGCATTCTCATCCCCAAGCCACCGGGAAGTGAAGAGGCAAAGGCGTTAGCGAGGAGGAGGCTTCTCGCCTTCAAGAGGGCGAAGGATGGTTTTGCCGTGGCTGAGGAGGACTTGAAGCTCCGGGGACCGGGGGAGCTTCTCGGCTTGAAGCAAGCGGGTATGCCCGGTCTCAGGTTGGGGGATATCGTGCGGGATCGAGAGATCCTTGAGCTTGCGAGGAAAGAGGCATTTTTCATAATCGAAACCTCCTCGGTGGAGGGGCGGATGCTTGAGCATTATCTTCGCCACCGCTGGGAGGGTAGGTTTGGGTTGAGGTTGGCTCAATGA
- the rsmD gene encoding 16S rRNA (guanine(966)-N(2))-methyltransferase RsmD: protein MRVIGGDKRGFRLSTGRRGRFRPSAERIRKSFFDFLGERVVGVRFLDCFAGSGAMGIEALSRGAEVAIFIEENEEAIKVIELNLRKCGFRDRSLILPLNYERALNELKWRDERFDILFFDPPYHRFDYLELLALVADGRLISEGGLAAFEHFHKLTLPEVVDKLIRVKLLRGGDSFISVYQLKED, encoded by the coding sequence ATGAGGGTGATCGGTGGAGATAAAAGAGGATTCAGGCTTTCAACGGGGAGGAGGGGAAGGTTCCGTCCCAGTGCGGAGAGGATCAGGAAAAGTTTCTTCGACTTCCTTGGAGAAAGGGTAGTAGGTGTCCGGTTTCTCGACTGTTTTGCCGGAAGCGGGGCGATGGGGATCGAGGCGTTGAGCCGGGGGGCAGAAGTGGCTATCTTCATCGAAGAGAACGAGGAAGCAATAAAGGTGATAGAATTGAACCTTAGAAAATGTGGCTTTCGCGACCGATCGCTCATCCTTCCTTTGAACTACGAGCGGGCATTGAACGAGCTCAAATGGAGGGACGAGAGGTTCGATATCCTCTTTTTCGATCCTCCCTATCATCGGTTCGACTACCTCGAGCTACTTGCCCTTGTCGCTGATGGGAGGTTGATCTCTGAGGGAGGGCTTGCCGCTTTCGAGCATTTCCATAAGCTCACCCTCCCCGAGGTGGTGGATAAGCTTATTCGGGTAAAGCTACTTCGCGGTGGCGATTCCTTCATCTCCGTCTATCAGCTCAAGGAAGATTAA
- a CDS encoding amidohydrolase codes for MRKREMDLILFGGRIWGGEEIGFLPGLACADERIVAIGKKEELLPLKTAKTEIIDLKGRLAIPGFNDSHLHLIEGGLNLIALDLSQVKSRAEFVSKIAEYAKSLTKGEWILGGGWDNEAWEDKTPPTKDLIDPFTKDNPLLLARVDCHISLANSYALALAGINENTEDPPGGTILRDERGAPTGLLADSAQQLVSQMVPPPSEEKLLSAAKRALSEAAKVGITSITENAFFTTDIAKIAPEILHTYQNLLKKGELTLRVNLLLPIEALDTISSLGIESGFGSSRLRIAGVKGFLDGSLGAGTARFFEPYTDNRETRGIFTTLPEKIRRLVKKAVKENLLPAIHAIGDEANHILLDIYEEIIKEKKSIPLRLRVEHAQHLRREDIARMGRLKAIASVQPHHAVDDLRFLERKLGRKRAETSYPYRSLLEAGAILAFGSDFPVAPLSPLESLYAAVVRKGKEEVEDWFLKERLPLIPALTAYTRGGAYATGEEGVKGELSLGKFADIVVLSQDIFEIPEEKIAEVAVDHTISGGKIIYSHR; via the coding sequence ATGAGGAAAAGAGAAATGGATCTTATCCTGTTTGGGGGGAGAATCTGGGGAGGGGAAGAGATAGGTTTCCTTCCCGGGCTTGCCTGTGCTGACGAACGGATTGTCGCCATTGGAAAGAAGGAGGAGCTCCTTCCCTTAAAGACGGCAAAAACCGAAATAATAGACCTAAAGGGAAGGCTCGCCATTCCCGGGTTCAACGATTCCCATCTTCACCTAATCGAAGGGGGGCTCAACCTCATTGCCCTCGATCTTTCCCAAGTGAAAAGCCGTGCCGAGTTTGTTTCTAAGATAGCGGAATATGCAAAATCCCTCACCAAGGGGGAGTGGATCCTCGGAGGAGGCTGGGACAACGAAGCCTGGGAGGATAAAACCCCTCCCACTAAAGATCTCATCGATCCCTTCACCAAGGATAACCCCCTCCTCCTTGCCCGGGTGGATTGCCACATCTCGCTCGCCAACTCATATGCCCTCGCCCTCGCCGGGATCAACGAGAATACGGAGGACCCTCCCGGAGGAACCATTCTCAGGGATGAGCGAGGAGCGCCAACCGGATTACTTGCTGACTCCGCCCAGCAACTGGTCTCGCAAATGGTGCCACCGCCATCCGAGGAGAAGCTCCTCTCAGCGGCGAAAAGGGCTCTTTCCGAAGCAGCGAAGGTGGGGATTACCTCGATCACTGAAAATGCCTTTTTTACCACCGATATCGCCAAGATCGCTCCGGAGATCCTCCATACCTATCAAAACCTTTTAAAGAAAGGGGAGTTGACACTTCGGGTAAACCTCCTCCTTCCCATAGAGGCGCTTGATACCATCTCCTCTTTAGGTATAGAGAGCGGGTTTGGTTCATCAAGGCTCAGAATAGCGGGAGTCAAGGGGTTTCTCGACGGATCGCTCGGTGCGGGTACTGCCCGCTTCTTCGAACCCTATACCGATAACCGGGAAACAAGGGGCATCTTCACCACTCTTCCTGAAAAGATACGAAGGTTGGTGAAAAAGGCGGTTAAGGAGAATCTCCTGCCAGCGATCCATGCAATCGGCGATGAGGCGAACCACATCCTCCTCGATATCTACGAGGAGATAATAAAGGAAAAAAAGAGCATCCCTCTCCGTCTCCGGGTGGAGCATGCCCAACATCTCAGGCGGGAGGATATCGCCCGGATGGGGCGACTGAAGGCAATCGCTTCCGTTCAGCCACACCACGCGGTGGACGACCTTCGCTTCCTCGAGCGTAAGCTCGGAAGAAAAAGGGCGGAAACAAGCTATCCCTACCGCTCCCTCCTCGAAGCGGGTGCCATCCTCGCCTTCGGCTCAGACTTTCCAGTAGCTCCCCTCTCTCCACTCGAAAGCCTCTACGCCGCGGTAGTAAGAAAAGGAAAGGAAGAGGTAGAAGACTGGTTCCTGAAAGAACGGCTTCCCCTCATCCCCGCCCTCACTGCCTATACCAGAGGAGGGGCTTATGCCACCGGCGAAGAGGGGGTAAAGGGAGAGTTATCTTTGGGCAAATTTGCCGATATCGTGGTCCTATCTCAGGATATCTTCGAGATTCCGGAGGAGAAGATAGCCGAGGTCGCGGTCGATCACACCATCTCAGGGGGGAAGATCATCTACTCCCACAGATGA
- a CDS encoding NUDIX hydrolase, which translates to MSTPLICPKCGTVVKKYRNPIPTVDIIIEVEDPSGKEGIVLIKRKNPPYGWAIPGGFLDYGETVEHCAVREAKEETSLDISDLRLLGVYSDPARDPREHTVSTVFVARGRGVPKAADDAKELAIFTEDSLPSPLAFDHSKILADYFKWKKGGRG; encoded by the coding sequence ATGAGCACCCCTCTTATCTGCCCTAAGTGTGGCACCGTAGTGAAGAAGTATCGTAATCCCATCCCCACGGTGGATATCATCATAGAGGTGGAGGACCCTTCGGGAAAGGAGGGGATCGTTCTCATCAAGAGGAAGAATCCTCCATATGGCTGGGCGATACCGGGTGGGTTTCTCGATTATGGAGAGACGGTGGAGCACTGTGCGGTAAGGGAGGCGAAGGAGGAGACCTCGCTCGATATATCCGATCTTAGGCTTCTCGGTGTTTACTCCGATCCCGCGAGGGACCCGAGGGAGCACACCGTCTCTACCGTGTTCGTGGCAAGAGGGCGGGGGGTACCAAAGGCGGCTGATGATGCCAAAGAGCTTGCCATCTTCACGGAAGATAGCCTTCCCTCCCCCTTAGCCTTCGATCACTCGAAGATATTGGCGGACTATTTTAAATGGAAAAAGGGGGGGAGGGGTTAA
- a CDS encoding M20/M25/M40 family metallo-hydrolase, translating to MKRTGLKLALALGLIAGVIIGLNIIGCGKGSGIPKAAKLAMDEISPERIKAHIRFLSDDLLEGRGTGTRGDDIASLYIATQFALAGVKPAVGGSYFQTVPLVGITTLPGSSLRFSKRGRVIRPKVLDEYVMWTEKEVPRQNVKGDLVFVGYGIVAPEYNWDDYKGVDVKGKILLMFVNDPPSKDPKFFGGKALTYYGRWTYKFEIAEKKGAIGAILIHTTPTASYGWDVVKNSWSREQTFVSRPNNPNLLALEAWINKGTAEKLLKTCGYTLDELFAKAAKRDFKPIDLGVKVSATIKSKIRNIKTNNVIGIVEGSDPKLKEEAVLFTAHHDHLGIGPAMNGDNIYNGAVDNASGVATILEIARAVASAKEKPKRSFIFISTACEEGGLLGSSYYATHPIVPPAKTAADINIDAVSVWGKTADFTFLGLEKTTLEPIVARMEKELGFKVAPDPHPEAGHYYRSDHFPLAKVGIPAINLNNGPTFIGERAEWAKRMREEYRKKHYHHPSDEFSPDWDLSGAAQVGRVALLFGWYIANAPELPSFKKGDEFYQVRQESFKAVKQ from the coding sequence ATGAAAAGAACCGGTTTGAAACTGGCGCTTGCCCTCGGTTTAATTGCGGGGGTAATTATTGGTCTAAACATCATAGGATGTGGTAAAGGCTCAGGCATCCCCAAAGCAGCCAAGCTGGCAATGGATGAAATATCTCCCGAGAGGATAAAGGCACACATCCGCTTCCTTTCCGATGATCTTCTTGAAGGGCGGGGCACAGGAACCAGAGGGGATGACATCGCCTCACTCTACATAGCCACTCAGTTCGCCTTAGCTGGGGTAAAACCAGCGGTTGGGGGCTCCTACTTCCAGACCGTTCCTCTGGTGGGGATCACCACCCTTCCCGGAAGCTCCCTTAGGTTCTCGAAACGGGGCAGAGTGATCCGTCCCAAGGTGCTTGATGAATATGTGATGTGGACCGAGAAGGAGGTGCCGAGGCAGAATGTGAAGGGAGATCTTGTCTTCGTGGGCTATGGCATCGTGGCACCGGAGTACAACTGGGACGATTACAAAGGGGTGGATGTCAAGGGTAAGATTCTCCTTATGTTCGTCAATGATCCACCATCGAAGGACCCGAAGTTCTTTGGGGGCAAGGCGCTCACCTACTATGGCCGTTGGACCTACAAGTTCGAGATAGCGGAAAAGAAAGGGGCGATAGGTGCTATACTCATCCACACCACCCCCACCGCCAGCTATGGTTGGGATGTAGTTAAAAACTCCTGGAGCAGGGAACAGACATTCGTCTCGAGACCGAACAACCCGAACCTCCTCGCCCTTGAGGCTTGGATAAATAAGGGTACAGCGGAAAAGCTTTTGAAAACCTGTGGCTACACCTTGGATGAACTCTTTGCCAAGGCGGCAAAGCGAGATTTCAAGCCGATTGACCTTGGGGTAAAAGTATCCGCCACCATCAAGAGCAAGATCCGCAACATAAAGACGAACAATGTGATCGGCATCGTCGAGGGAAGCGATCCCAAGCTGAAGGAAGAAGCGGTCCTCTTCACCGCCCACCACGACCATCTGGGGATCGGTCCCGCGATGAATGGAGACAACATCTATAACGGCGCAGTGGATAATGCCTCTGGGGTAGCTACCATTCTTGAGATCGCCCGGGCAGTAGCCTCCGCTAAAGAGAAGCCGAAGCGGAGTTTCATTTTCATCTCCACCGCCTGCGAGGAGGGAGGGTTACTCGGCTCCTCCTACTATGCTACCCATCCCATTGTCCCTCCGGCAAAAACCGCTGCCGATATCAATATCGACGCCGTATCCGTATGGGGGAAAACCGCTGATTTCACCTTCTTGGGGTTAGAGAAAACTACCTTGGAGCCAATAGTAGCAAGGATGGAAAAGGAACTCGGGTTCAAGGTCGCCCCTGATCCTCACCCAGAGGCAGGCCATTACTACCGCTCCGATCACTTCCCGCTCGCTAAGGTTGGCATCCCAGCGATAAACCTCAACAACGGACCTACCTTCATCGGAGAAAGGGCGGAGTGGGCAAAGAGGATGCGAGAGGAGTATAGGAAGAAACACTACCACCATCCCTCTGACGAATTCAGCCCTGACTGGGATCTCTCCGGTGCTGCTCAGGTGGGCAGGGTAGCCCTCCTCTTCGGCTGGTACATCGCCAATGCACCGGAGCTTCCCTCCTTTAAGAAAGGGGATGAGTTCTATCAGGTACGGCAGGAGAGCTTCAAGGCGGTGAAACAATAA
- a CDS encoding formate--tetrahydrofolate ligase, translating into MAKIPSDLEIAQSAELKPIVEIARELGILEEELEPYGKYMAKISLDILDRLKDRPSGKFITVTAITPTPFGEGKTVTNLGVGLGMARLGKKVINTLREPSKGPTFGIKGGACGGGYAQVLPMENINLHFTGDIHATESAHNLCAAAIDASILHKNPLNIDPLSITWTRAVDVNDRALRNIVIGLGGKANGYPREAGYDITAATETAAIHALAVNIKDLRERLGRVVVGFTYDGKPVTAEDLKVAGAMTVLMKDSLKPNLVQSTENTPVIVHGFPFANVAHGNNSVLADMIALKLADYVVTESGFGSDCGFEKLVNVKCRQSGLKVDCAVIVATIRALKMHGGAFTIKPGQKLDPEVAGKVDMEALERGCENLRRHIEIVKMHGVPAVVAINRFTTDTDEEIEFVRKKAIEFGAEDAVPHEAWAKGGAGATDLAKAVIAACEKGSDFHFLYPDDLSIKEKIETLATKIYGASSVSYEPLAEKKIKLYTELGYDKLPINMAKTHLSLSHDPNWKGAPSGYTFPIRDIRASVGAGFLYPIAGKMQTMPGLPTKAAFQAVDIDETGKTVGLF; encoded by the coding sequence ATGGCTAAAATACCTTCCGATCTTGAGATCGCTCAATCTGCTGAATTGAAGCCGATCGTGGAGATCGCCCGGGAGCTCGGGATCCTCGAGGAGGAGCTCGAGCCCTACGGGAAGTATATGGCGAAGATATCGCTCGATATACTGGATCGGCTAAAGGACCGCCCGAGCGGCAAGTTTATCACGGTGACCGCCATCACCCCTACACCGTTTGGTGAGGGAAAGACGGTTACCAATTTGGGTGTTGGTCTTGGGATGGCTCGGCTGGGGAAAAAGGTGATAAACACCCTCCGCGAGCCCTCGAAAGGACCCACCTTCGGTATCAAGGGTGGCGCCTGCGGTGGTGGATATGCCCAGGTTCTTCCGATGGAGAACATCAATCTTCACTTCACCGGAGATATCCACGCCACCGAATCTGCTCACAACCTCTGTGCCGCTGCTATAGATGCGAGTATCCTTCACAAGAACCCGCTGAACATAGATCCCCTCTCGATTACCTGGACCCGGGCGGTCGATGTGAACGACAGGGCGCTCAGAAACATAGTGATCGGCTTGGGTGGTAAGGCGAATGGTTATCCCCGGGAGGCGGGCTATGATATTACCGCTGCTACTGAGACGGCAGCTATCCATGCACTCGCGGTTAACATAAAGGACCTCAGGGAACGCTTAGGCCGGGTGGTGGTAGGCTTTACCTACGATGGAAAACCGGTAACCGCTGAGGATCTTAAGGTGGCAGGGGCGATGACCGTACTGATGAAGGATTCGCTCAAGCCGAACCTCGTCCAGTCCACTGAGAATACCCCGGTGATCGTTCACGGCTTCCCCTTCGCCAATGTGGCTCACGGTAATAACTCGGTGTTGGCGGATATGATTGCCTTGAAGCTTGCTGACTATGTGGTAACCGAGTCCGGTTTCGGCTCCGACTGTGGGTTTGAGAAGTTGGTCAATGTCAAGTGTCGCCAGAGCGGGCTTAAGGTCGATTGTGCGGTTATCGTGGCTACCATCCGGGCGCTCAAGATGCATGGTGGTGCCTTCACCATAAAGCCGGGGCAGAAGCTCGATCCCGAGGTGGCGGGCAAGGTCGATATGGAGGCGCTTGAGCGGGGTTGCGAAAACCTGAGACGCCATATTGAGATAGTCAAGATGCACGGGGTGCCGGCGGTGGTTGCCATAAATCGATTCACCACCGATACTGATGAGGAGATAGAGTTCGTGCGGAAAAAGGCGATAGAGTTCGGTGCCGAGGATGCGGTTCCTCACGAGGCGTGGGCGAAGGGAGGAGCTGGCGCTACCGACCTCGCTAAGGCAGTGATCGCTGCCTGCGAGAAAGGAAGCGATTTCCACTTCCTCTATCCCGATGATCTCTCCATCAAGGAGAAGATCGAGACCCTCGCCACCAAGATCTACGGCGCCTCTTCGGTGAGCTATGAGCCACTTGCTGAGAAGAAAATAAAGCTCTATACCGAGCTTGGTTATGACAAGCTTCCCATCAATATGGCTAAGACCCACCTTTCCCTCTCGCATGATCCAAACTGGAAGGGCGCTCCTTCGGGATATACCTTCCCCATCCGCGATATCAGGGCATCTGTTGGGGCGGGCTTCCTCTATCCCATAGCGGGGAAGATGCAGACGATGCCCGGTCTTCCCACCAAGGCAGCCTTCCAGGCAGTGGATATCGACGAGACGGGCAAGACGGTGGGCTTGTTCTAA
- the folD gene encoding bifunctional methylenetetrahydrofolate dehydrogenase/methenyltetrahydrofolate cyclohydrolase FolD, which translates to MPAELIDGKKISAEIREEIANEVALLSEKHGITPGLATVLVGEDEASKVYVGMKEKTSKKLGIYSEGYHLPEETSEEELLKLIDKLNKSEKIHGILVQLPLPKHINEARVLYAIDPKKDVDGFHPVNLGKLMIGDPDFLPCTPAGIQELLVRSGVTIEGADVVIVGRSNIVGKPMANILFQKKKNANATVTVCHTRTKDIASHTRRADILIVAAGRAKFVTADMVKPDAVVIDVGVNRLPEGLCGDVDFEAVKEVASKITPVPGGVGPMTITMLMKNTLRAAKLNAGIE; encoded by the coding sequence ATGCCAGCAGAATTAATAGACGGGAAAAAGATATCTGCCGAGATAAGAGAGGAGATAGCCAACGAGGTTGCCCTCCTTTCGGAAAAGCACGGCATTACCCCCGGGCTTGCCACTGTGCTCGTTGGTGAGGATGAGGCATCTAAAGTCTATGTGGGGATGAAGGAGAAGACCTCGAAGAAACTCGGCATCTATTCTGAAGGCTATCATCTCCCAGAGGAGACGAGCGAGGAAGAGCTGTTGAAGCTCATCGACAAGTTGAACAAGAGCGAGAAAATACACGGGATCCTGGTTCAGCTTCCTCTCCCCAAGCACATAAACGAGGCACGGGTTCTCTACGCCATCGATCCCAAGAAGGATGTTGATGGTTTTCATCCAGTGAACTTGGGAAAGCTGATGATAGGGGATCCTGATTTCCTCCCCTGCACCCCGGCGGGAATCCAGGAGCTTCTCGTTCGCTCCGGAGTTACCATCGAGGGGGCGGATGTGGTAATCGTGGGGAGAAGCAACATCGTGGGCAAACCGATGGCGAACATCCTCTTCCAGAAGAAGAAAAACGCCAACGCCACGGTTACCGTCTGTCATACGAGGACGAAGGACATCGCCTCTCATACACGGAGGGCAGATATCCTGATCGTGGCTGCGGGGAGGGCGAAGTTCGTTACCGCAGATATGGTAAAGCCCGATGCGGTAGTGATCGATGTGGGAGTGAACCGGCTTCCCGAGGGGCTCTGTGGCGATGTCGATTTCGAGGCGGTGAAGGAGGTGGCGAGCAAGATCACCCCGGTTCCCGGTGGTGTCGGTCCGATGACGATAACGATGTTGATGAAGAACACCCTCCGCGCCGCGAAATTAAATGCAGGAATAGAATAA
- a CDS encoding DUF1848 domain-containing protein — MREESLFPEKEKLKQVISASRRTDIPAFYLDWLIDGIKKGYVAVRNPYSGEERKVSLLPEDVHTIVLWSKDFGRFLKKRDAFSQFSLFFNFTVNDCPELEPNIPPLPERLRQVAELVRTYGSKRVAWRFDPVVFWDEGRKNNLKGFPHLCERMAELGIRRVIFSIFTLYKKVKARGDRLGINFYAPSPSERREVVEWMIEVAGRYRIALYACCSDDLLAIPGVNKAHCIDGKFLSTLSPEPCSLKKDKGQRRECGCTESIDIGDYERMPCLHNCLYCYANPKL, encoded by the coding sequence ATGAGGGAGGAATCCCTCTTTCCCGAAAAGGAGAAGCTAAAGCAGGTGATCTCAGCATCGAGGAGGACTGATATCCCCGCCTTTTACCTTGATTGGCTAATTGATGGGATAAAAAAGGGCTATGTGGCAGTTAGAAACCCTTACTCTGGCGAGGAGAGGAAGGTTTCCCTCCTTCCGGAAGATGTCCATACCATCGTGCTCTGGTCCAAGGACTTCGGGCGCTTCTTAAAAAAGCGGGATGCGTTCTCCCAGTTTTCCCTCTTCTTCAACTTTACGGTGAACGACTGTCCTGAGCTTGAGCCGAATATCCCCCCGCTTCCTGAGAGGTTAAGGCAGGTTGCTGAGCTCGTCCGAACCTACGGCAGCAAGCGAGTAGCTTGGCGGTTCGACCCGGTCGTCTTCTGGGACGAAGGGCGAAAGAATAACCTCAAAGGATTTCCTCATCTCTGCGAGCGAATGGCAGAACTCGGCATAAGACGGGTGATCTTTTCCATCTTCACCCTCTACAAGAAGGTGAAGGCTCGAGGCGATCGGTTGGGCATCAATTTCTACGCCCCCTCCCCCTCGGAACGACGAGAGGTGGTGGAATGGATGATCGAGGTGGCGGGAAGATATAGGATAGCACTATATGCCTGCTGTTCCGATGATCTCCTTGCCATCCCCGGGGTCAACAAGGCACACTGCATAGATGGAAAATTCCTTTCCACCCTTTCCCCTGAGCCCTGCTCCTTGAAGAAAGACAAAGGACAAAGGCGCGAATGCGGTTGCACCGAAAGTATCGACATCGGAGATTACGAGCGGATGCCCTGTCTCCACAACTGCCTCTACTGCTACGCCAACCCAAAACTTTGA
- a CDS encoding threonylcarbamoyl-AMP synthase, which yields MKILRLNAEQIEEEKLKLAVKVLKEGGIVSYPTETFYGLAVDPFNKKAAERIYRIKGRDFRQPLLLIISEVGDIIRFGIKPPPSFQKLSHHFWPGPLTIALPAPAGIPEYLIGEGGGVAFRLSSNRIARELSRLFGRPITGTSANRSGAPPHTTASEVVRELEGKIDIIIDGGKTEGGAPSTVIGLTMDPPKIIREGAIGRGEIEEVLGVRLK from the coding sequence ATGAAGATACTAAGATTGAACGCCGAACAGATAGAGGAAGAAAAACTCAAATTAGCGGTTAAGGTACTAAAAGAAGGGGGAATCGTCTCCTACCCTACCGAAACCTTCTATGGCCTTGCCGTTGATCCCTTCAATAAAAAGGCAGCGGAAAGGATCTATCGGATAAAGGGACGGGATTTCCGACAACCGCTACTCCTCATCATCTCCGAGGTGGGGGATATAATAAGGTTCGGAATTAAACCTCCCCCATCGTTCCAGAAACTCTCCCACCATTTCTGGCCCGGACCGCTCACCATCGCCCTTCCGGCACCGGCAGGGATCCCTGAATACCTTATCGGAGAAGGAGGCGGGGTTGCCTTCCGCTTATCGAGCAATAGGATCGCGCGAGAGCTCTCCCGCCTTTTCGGACGCCCGATAACGGGAACAAGTGCCAATCGCTCAGGTGCTCCCCCACATACCACTGCCTCAGAAGTAGTTCGCGAACTCGAGGGCAAGATCGACATCATCATCGACGGAGGAAAGACAGAAGGGGGAGCCCCATCTACGGTGATAGGCTTGACAATGGATCCGCCAAAGATCATTCGTGAAGGGGCGATAGGAAGAGGGGAAATAGAAGAAGTATTGGGGGTGAGGCTCAAATGA